One Chryseobacterium sp. StRB126 genomic region harbors:
- a CDS encoding T6SS phospholipase effector Tle1-like catalytic domain-containing protein gives MNVSRVISVGIFFDGTGNNGVNALSSDKPLNNNESYHGAFTNIYKLYKSFIGNEKIYIEGIGTVSGEEDSNFAMTTCANPPYGKGYSSDDKLQKAEDFVQKIVHDEDAEYHFYLYGFGRGGMLARTFSHWLYSNYSFVKIQVKFLGAFDTVESKPFNTYDLSVPYQVENVLHLCAFNECRFFFPLTGFFEHSKMMQDYGFRNNTSVWKEIFVPGAHADIGGGYLEGPQSVYISTDFANTDGLINYIQNIRNRATDAEGNKGWDALLSEFGVERKDAFSKAYVCRDKVYNELSKLYGKLMLQETNAISTVFISGKDFETDYSRHPLLEGLYEEIQVYIKDLSIDQKPIYNYSKLADYIHISANFGLYHEGLSKRSEYEMNVELLNNGLNVSSSTIVDQKSHARLSAELHLPDDSFVAEILYGTSVPNNDIWTRSIIKTPAIRLDEINN, from the coding sequence ATGAATGTTAGTAGAGTGATTTCCGTCGGGATTTTCTTTGACGGTACGGGAAACAATGGAGTAAATGCACTTTCATCAGATAAGCCACTGAATAATAATGAAAGCTATCACGGTGCATTCACCAATATCTATAAATTGTACAAATCATTTATCGGGAATGAAAAAATATATATTGAAGGAATAGGAACCGTCTCAGGTGAGGAAGATAGTAATTTTGCCATGACAACATGTGCGAATCCGCCTTATGGAAAAGGATATTCCTCAGATGATAAGCTTCAGAAAGCAGAAGATTTTGTACAGAAGATTGTTCATGATGAAGATGCTGAATATCATTTTTATTTATATGGTTTCGGAAGAGGAGGAATGCTGGCGAGGACCTTTAGTCACTGGCTTTACTCAAACTATTCCTTTGTTAAGATTCAGGTGAAATTTTTAGGTGCTTTTGATACTGTAGAATCAAAACCATTTAATACCTATGATCTGAGTGTGCCTTATCAGGTGGAAAATGTCCTTCATCTCTGTGCGTTTAACGAATGCCGATTCTTTTTTCCATTAACTGGTTTTTTTGAGCATTCAAAAATGATGCAGGATTACGGGTTCCGAAATAATACTTCCGTTTGGAAAGAAATTTTTGTTCCCGGAGCTCATGCGGATATCGGTGGCGGCTATCTGGAAGGGCCGCAGTCCGTCTATATTTCTACAGATTTTGCCAATACGGATGGTCTTATCAATTATATTCAAAATATAAGAAACAGAGCAACAGATGCTGAAGGAAATAAAGGATGGGATGCCTTACTCTCGGAATTTGGAGTGGAAAGAAAAGATGCTTTTTCTAAAGCCTATGTCTGCAGAGATAAAGTATATAACGAACTATCAAAACTATATGGGAAACTAATGCTGCAGGAAACCAATGCAATCTCAACGGTTTTTATATCGGGAAAAGATTTTGAAACAGATTATAGCAGACACCCTTTATTAGAAGGTTTATATGAAGAAATACAGGTCTATATAAAAGATCTTTCCATAGATCAAAAGCCAATATACAATTACAGTAAGCTTGCAGATTATATCCACATTTCAGCAAATTTCGGACTTTATCATGAGGGTTTGTCGAAACGATCCGAGTATGAAATGAATGTTGAACTTCTCAACAACGGATTAAACGTTTCAAGCAGCACCATTGTAGATCAGAAAAGCCATGCAAGGCTTTCTGCTGAGCTTCACCTTCCTGATGATAGTTTTGTAGCTGAAATTCTATACGGAACAAGCGTTCCCAATAATGATATCTGGACTCGTTCAATTATCAAAACTCCGGCAATAAGACTGGATGAAATCAATAATTAA